AAGAGTTAGCTGCGATTTATGAAAACAAGATTGACTTTGAAAAACTTGAAGGTTTTATCTTAGAGCGTATCAAACGTTACTACAAAGTAAACCCTTCAATCATCGAAGCTGTACTTGCTTCTGGTGAAAGAGAACTTCTTGCCCTTGGTCAGAAAATCGATGCACTAAATAACCTTGTAAACTCTGATGGATTCTCAGAGGTAAGTTCAACTTTTAAAAGGGTTGCAAATATTACTAAAGATGTTGATATGTCTGGAGAGTTTGCGATCAATGAAGCTTTATTTGAAGACGATAGCGAAAGAAAACTATTGTCTCGTTTCAATGAAGTAAGTGTAAAAACTTACGAAAACTACGAGTATGAACTTGATGCATTACTTGGATTAAAACCTGAGCTTGATAACTTCTTTGACTCTGTTATGGTAAATGCGGAAGATGAAGCGGTTAAAAATAATCGTAAAGCGCTTGTAAGTGCGATCTACAAAGCTATTTTCAAAATAGCGGATATTAAAGAAGTAAGTATCTAATGTATGATGTTGCAGTTATTGGTGCAGGCATCAATGGCTGTACAACTGCATACTATCTTCATAAAGCGGGTCAAAACGTTGTTGTTTTTGATCAAGGTGGTATTGCATCGGGTGGCAGTGGAGCTGCCGGTGCATTTTTATCACCGAAATTCGCAAAAGGTGGGGAGTTAAAAGAACTAATAAACTCTTCGCTTGATGTTGCACTTGATTTCTACACAAAAAACTTCTCTCAGCATATAAACCATCATAATCTTTTACATATTGCCAAAGATGAAAAAGATGCCCAAATTCTCAAATATTTTAAAGAACATACTGATATAGAAATTCTAGATAATCCCCCATTTATACCTGATAATGAGTATATATATACCTCAAAAAGTGCTCTTGTTGACGCACAAAGTATGTGTGAAGCATTAATAGAAGGGATAGAATTACATCAAGAGGAGATTAGCTCTTTAGAGTTGCAAGAGGGTGTATGGAATTTAAACGGTAGATTTAAAGCTAAAAAGGTGGTGATAGCAACCGGTGCCTATGAACATAACTTTTTTACACAGCCGTATCAGATGCTTCGAGGTATCTGGGGGCATCGCATAGATATAAAAACCTCTACAAAAAACGAGACTTCTATCCATCAGTTTGTCTCTATATCAGCGGCAAATAACGGCGTGTTGTCTATCGGTGCGACACACAATGTACATTACCATCCCCAAAGAAGTAAAGAGCCTTATAACTTTGAAGAGGGAAGAGCAGAACTGCTTGAAAAAGCTTCCAGAACTTTAGAGCTTCAGGATGTAGAGGTGATCAAAGATTACGTGGGGCTTCGCAGCGGGAGTTTTGACTATCTTCCGATCGTGGGAGAAGTTGTAGATGTCCAGCAGTCTCTAAACACTTTAGGTAAAAAAGAGTTCTATCAAAAAAAGCCTGATCTCTCTAAAGCAGTTGCATATGAAAATCTTTATATGATTAACGGGAGTGCAGGGTACGGATATGTACTAGCCCCTTATCTAGCACAAACACTAGTAAAAAATATTTTAGAGGGGGAGAGTATTCCATCTTCGTTAAATCCTGCGAGATTTTTTTTCAGATGGGCAAAGGGTGAGAGAAAAGATTAAGGAAGTCTCACCATTTTTGGTGTACCATCTGCAAATATCTCTTTAAAAGCGTTTGCAACAAGTTCTCTGTTTTTTCCACCCATAAGCGGAGAGATAAAGTAAGCGATATCCATCGCCTCATCTATATCGTGATTTCTGTCATAGATGAAAACTATTTGTTTGTCTAGTTTTTTAATATGTTCAGTTAAATCTCTTGCATAATAATTGATAGCTGTGTGATCTCTCTCATATTTATGGCCGATGCCAAAATAGACAAACTTGCCGCTTAGACGGATATTTGGGATATCAATGTAGTTTAATTCTTTGTCGTGGCGAGTAAGCTGCATAGATTTTAGTTTTTCAAGATCTTTTTCAAACTCGTCAAATACAAAAGCAGGGGCATTTTCTCTGTTATAGTTAAAAAGGTATTTAATCTCTACCAGTTTCCCTTTATATGGATGTTTCAGTCCCGCATTTAAAATATGACTCATAGGATTGTCATTTAATTCTACAAACTCGTCATATTGCTCAAAACCATCCTCTTGTAAAAACTTGCTAGGTTTAAACCCTTTAGGTGATGTCTCAGGGTGATATAAAAAGATAGTCCCTGCAACTGTCTTTCTTTTTTTCTTTAACATATTTTCAAGGTCTGCCGTAGTGATAGATTCATCCTCTTCATTAAAATAAATATAATGCTCTACAAGATAGTCCATATCGAAGTTTGTTTTGTATTTTCCAAATATTTGCATTATAATTCCTTGATCGTCGTATTGTTTAGCGAATTATACTAAAATAAGATTATGATTTATATAGCATTTATCCTCTTTACACTTTTTATCCTCTTTTTTGTATTGTATCAGTGGCAATATTTTCTGATATTCTCCCCTACATATATAAAAGAGAGACGTTTATGTGAGCAGTGTGAGCCTTTAGAGATTGTAACAGATGACGGTATCTCTTTAGAGGGTGTAGTTTATGAACCTAAAGAGTTTAAAGAAACACTTCTCTTTTTTGCAGGGAGAAGTCATGACAGTGTAGCACTTATTCAAAAGCTTCAGGCCACTTATCCAAAAAGCAGAATTATCACTTTTAATTACCGTTCTTACGGTAGAAACAAAGGAAGCGTTACTGAGAAAAATATGCTTGAAGATGCTTTGCATATTGCAAAAATAGTACAAAAAAACTATGGAGATTTTTACCTTTTGGGATTCTCCATCGGCTCATCACTCTGTGCTTATATTGCTTCGAAAATGAAAGTAAAAGGGGTGTTTTTAGTCGGAGCTTTTGATTCTATTCCTCTAATTGCAAAGATAAAATTTAACTGCTCAATTCCGGAGATGTTTATAAAGTATAAATTTCCTACAATAGAGTTTGTGCAAAATATTGAGAGTGATACCTACATCTTTTTAAGTCAGGATGACGATATTACATATATAGAAAATGGACGCAACTTATCTAAAAGTGTCAAAAATCTCACTTTTTACAAAGAGTATGAAAACCTTTCTCACAAAGAGTTGTTATGGGATGAAGAGGTTGTCGGCTATATTAACGGGGTTGTAAACAGATGAGTTTTGGATTGTTGGTAAAAAAGTTTATTAGCTTCTTTTTTGAGCCTATAGGGATAGTAATAACACTGTTGCTTCTAGGGTTATACTTTCTTTATACAAAAAGAGTTTATAGAGCGAAAAAGTTCTTTTTTGGAACCATTTTGAGTCTCCTATTTTTTTCCTATCCTCCGTTTGCAAATTTTTTAGTAAGCGGTTTGGAAAACCAGTATCCGAAGTGTGAGTATAGAGATGAAATCAAGTATATCCATGTTCTTGGAAACGGACATACTACCGATAAATCGCAGCCTATATCTTCTCAAATTACAAATGACGGGACAAAGAGAGTTTTAGAGGGGGTGATTCTGCATAGAAACATTCCTGATTCCAAGATCATTTTTACAGGGTTTGCAGGACGGACAGACACGCCAAATGCGATTATGAATGCAAAACTTGCTTTTGCTTTGGGTGTAGATGAAAACTCTACGATCGTAAATCCTCAACCTGAAGATACAAGAGAAGAAGCAAAGTTTACAAAAACAGTAGTAGGGGAGAAACCTTTTGTGCTTGTAACATCGGCATCACATATGCCGCGTGCTATGATGCTGTTTGAATCACTCGGTATGCATCCTGTAGCTGCACCTACAGCTTTTTATAAAGATGACGACATCAGTTGGCTAAAAGCACCGAGTGCTCATGCATTTTTGTTTCAACACTTGCAATGCATGAGTATGTCGGCATTCTTTATGCAAAGATTAAAGCAGTTTTTTCATAAGCTCTATGTGGTAAGATTCCTGGAAGTTGATAAAGTCGAAAAACTTACTTAGTTTTTCATCTTTAATAGCATCGCTTAACTCTTTACACATCTCTTTTGCAGCTTCCTCTTCAGCTATACCGTCGTGAACAAACTTCTCTAGATCTTTTACGATATAAGTTAGTTCATGAAGTTGTCTTGGAAGTGCTAAGATACCAAGACGAGCCATCATGTTTCCAAAAGATTTGAGATGAAAGTGTGATTCATCTACCAGGTCTTGAAACACGTTAAAATGTAGAGCATTGTTTGTTCGTGTCTGCATATAGGCATAGACTAAAATAAGCTCATATTCTTTATATGACTCTTCAAACAAAAACATCGTTAAAGCATCAATACTTGACTGATCAAGATTTTCCCATTCCCTTTTCATATTAAAGGCTGTGATGGCCTGATTGTTCTCATTAACAGCCAGGAGTTGTTCAATATATTCTAAAAGGTAATCATCATCAGTTTTGAGACGTTCACCCAAGATCGAAGCAGGGTAGAGTGTTTGTGCCTCTTTTATTTGCTCTTTAAGGGTGTTTAGAACTTCAAATACAGAATTGTGCTTAATAAGTTGCCATTCACGATCGTAGTTGTAGTTATCGTTGTTTTCTAAGATGTCGTCTCCGAGCCATTTCATATGGCGAAATGCTATTTGGGAAAAGTCATATAGGTGTGACTTTATTGTTTCATCGTTGATCGCAAAAGAGGCAAATAAAATGCCGAGCCAGAGTTCATGTTTCTTTTGATATGTTTTATTCATTTTCAGTTTCCTCTTCAGTAACCTCACAACTCTCTTTCATTTTAAACACATGCAGCTCTTCATCTGCACCGTTAAGTCTGTTTTCATAGTTTTTTATCGAAGCCATAAATGCAGTAAATACAAGGTTGGCACATGTTTGTTGCTGTTGGGACATCTTCCCGAGTTTTTCATTCATCTTTTGAATTGCTCTGTTTGCATACTCGATATCATTTGTTTTTATCATCTCTGAATACATTGAACCGATTACAACCGTATCTTGGCATCCGTTTGTTGCAAAACGTACATCAGTGATAGTCTCTCCATCAAGCTTTGTATAGAAGATTACATACTCTTTTGTTTTTTCATCAAGTGCTACACCGACACCGTCTGCATCATCAAGTTTTCCGTAGTTTTTCGGGTCCATTAAATGTTCCAGCGTTTCAGGGTTTACACCTTCTGGCATCTTTACATTTTCAAACATTACAACTCCTTTTTAGTATTTCACTTTAGCCAAGTACAAACCGTTTGCAGGTGCCGGTTTGAGTCTATGATCTTTGCTACCGTCAAGCTTCTCTTTGATCTGTTGTGCGCTCAAGTCTAGAAGTGCACCCGCCATAAAGCGGATTTGTGTACGTAAAAAACCGTTTGCTTCAAAGTAGAGGATAATAAGGTCCTGATGTTTGTATGCAAACGCTTTATATATCTCTCTTACACTGCTTTTTGTGTCACTTCCTGTTTTCATAAAGTTTTTAAAGTCATGTTGACCGATAAAAAGTTTGATCTTTTGTTGGAGTGTATTGAAGTTTACTTCATTAACAAAGGTGATAAAGTCATTCTCAAACGGATTGGATTCTCCCACTTTGATTACGTATCTGTAAACTCTCGATTTTGCTCCATAGCGGGCATGAAAATCATCTGCAACTTGGAAGATACGTTTTACGTGTATAGTTTTTGGAAGCATCTCATTAAGTACTTGTTTGAGTTTTGTAAGATCATCCCAAAAAGGGGGTAGATCAAAGTGTGCTACCTGGTAAGAAGCATGTACACCTTTGTCTGTTCTCCCGCTTGCAACAGTTTTAGAAGTGATTCCCAGCTGTTTTAGCACATTTTCTAGCTGTCCAAAAATAGTATTTTGAGAACTTTTTTGGATCTGTGAACCCAGAAAGTGGGTCCCGTTATATGAAAGTACTACAGCTACACGCATCTAAAATCTTTTTGCTATAGTTTTTCTGTAGATTAGATAGGTACTCATTAACCAAGCTAGTGCTACTATGTAGATTGTATGGTATCCGAGTGTACGGTGCAGAGACATTGCAGCACCGTAGTAGATGATAATTCCTAAAAATATATAGAGATATATTTTTGACTTTTGATGTCTTGCATGAACTACTCCGATAGCTACTATTAAAAAGATAGAAAGGAGAGGAAAGAGACTTAAAATAGTATCTGTTATAAGAAGTCTGTCTTTCTTTTTTCTTCCATCTTCATCACTCCAAAACTCTAATGGCATCTGGTATGTTTTTAAAGATGCTTGAAGTGTATCGTAGATAGTCATCTCTTCAAAGTTGATCTGGGTAAACTTGTCTTTTGAGTAGCTATATCCCTCACCGTTTTTTAGTTCCA
Above is a window of Sulfurimonas marina DNA encoding:
- a CDS encoding iron-binding protein, giving the protein MNKTYQKKHELWLGILFASFAINDETIKSHLYDFSQIAFRHMKWLGDDILENNDNYNYDREWQLIKHNSVFEVLNTLKEQIKEAQTLYPASILGERLKTDDDYLLEYIEQLLAVNENNQAITAFNMKREWENLDQSSIDALTMFLFEESYKEYELILVYAYMQTRTNNALHFNVFQDLVDESHFHLKSFGNMMARLGILALPRQLHELTYIVKDLEKFVHDGIAEEEAAKEMCKELSDAIKDEKLSKFFDFINFQESYHIELMKKLL
- a CDS encoding iron-sulfur cluster assembly scaffold protein; protein product: MFENVKMPEGVNPETLEHLMDPKNYGKLDDADGVGVALDEKTKEYVIFYTKLDGETITDVRFATNGCQDTVVIGSMYSEMIKTNDIEYANRAIQKMNEKLGKMSQQQQTCANLVFTAFMASIKNYENRLNGADEELHVFKMKESCEVTEEETENE
- a CDS encoding alpha/beta hydrolase, giving the protein MIYIAFILFTLFILFFVLYQWQYFLIFSPTYIKERRLCEQCEPLEIVTDDGISLEGVVYEPKEFKETLLFFAGRSHDSVALIQKLQATYPKSRIITFNYRSYGRNKGSVTEKNMLEDALHIAKIVQKNYGDFYLLGFSIGSSLCAYIASKMKVKGVFLVGAFDSIPLIAKIKFNCSIPEMFIKYKFPTIEFVQNIESDTYIFLSQDDDITYIENGRNLSKSVKNLTFYKEYENLSHKELLWDEEVVGYINGVVNR
- a CDS encoding NAD(P)/FAD-dependent oxidoreductase, with translation MYDVAVIGAGINGCTTAYYLHKAGQNVVVFDQGGIASGGSGAAGAFLSPKFAKGGELKELINSSLDVALDFYTKNFSQHINHHNLLHIAKDEKDAQILKYFKEHTDIEILDNPPFIPDNEYIYTSKSALVDAQSMCEALIEGIELHQEEISSLELQEGVWNLNGRFKAKKVVIATGAYEHNFFTQPYQMLRGIWGHRIDIKTSTKNETSIHQFVSISAANNGVLSIGATHNVHYHPQRSKEPYNFEEGRAELLEKASRTLELQDVEVIKDYVGLRSGSFDYLPIVGEVVDVQQSLNTLGKKEFYQKKPDLSKAVAYENLYMINGSAGYGYVLAPYLAQTLVKNILEGESIPSSLNPARFFFRWAKGERKD
- the truA gene encoding tRNA pseudouridine(38-40) synthase TruA, whose protein sequence is MRVAVVLSYNGTHFLGSQIQKSSQNTIFGQLENVLKQLGITSKTVASGRTDKGVHASYQVAHFDLPPFWDDLTKLKQVLNEMLPKTIHVKRIFQVADDFHARYGAKSRVYRYVIKVGESNPFENDFITFVNEVNFNTLQQKIKLFIGQHDFKNFMKTGSDTKSSVREIYKAFAYKHQDLIILYFEANGFLRTQIRFMAGALLDLSAQQIKEKLDGSKDHRLKPAPANGLYLAKVKY
- a CDS encoding ElyC/SanA/YdcF family protein, giving the protein MSLLFFSYPPFANFLVSGLENQYPKCEYRDEIKYIHVLGNGHTTDKSQPISSQITNDGTKRVLEGVILHRNIPDSKIIFTGFAGRTDTPNAIMNAKLAFALGVDENSTIVNPQPEDTREEAKFTKTVVGEKPFVLVTSASHMPRAMMLFESLGMHPVAAPTAFYKDDDISWLKAPSAHAFLFQHLQCMSMSAFFMQRLKQFFHKLYVVRFLEVDKVEKLT